AGTCTCGCCTTTTGAGAATACGACGATAAACGCTATGACTGCTGCAACCGTCATTTGGACGAGTGTAAGTAAAACTGGATCTTCATCTTCTACAAATTTAGACGTATAAAAAATATGAAATGCAAATGCGAATGCGCAACAAACCGTTAGGAAATCGCCTAGATTAATTTCAAAAGATAATTGAAGCGATAATATCGCGACGCCGAGAATCGCTAGCATCGCACCGCCCAGTTCAAAGACATTAATTTTTCTTTTGTAAATTAAAAATCCGATAAAAGGAACAATGACTACGTTAATCGCGGTTAAAAACGCGTTTTTGGAAGGCGTCGTAAATTGTAAGCCGACCGTTTGAAGTGCGAATGCGGCGTATAAGAAGCTCCCCAAGATGGCACCTTTTATGAGTGTCTTTTTCTTAATTCCTTTTAACTTTTGATTGAAAATCAGGCATAAAATGAGTGCACCTATTAAAAACCTTCCCGCCATTAATTGATACGGCGTATAATATTCCAATGCTACTGCACTGGCAACAAATCCACTGCCCCATATGATTGCAGTGATTGTCAGTCCAATCTCGCCAATGTACTTTCTCATTTCATCCCTCACAAGCTTTCTCAAATTAGCATCTATTTATATAAATTTCTTAAGTATTTCTTTTACTGTTCCTTCGGTAGTTAAATGGACGTTTTCACCCGCCCAGAGTGACATGAAATCACTCTTTCCCTGTATTGCCGCCTCTTTCCGTATTTCTTTCGTTAAGTCACTTTGATAAGGATAAGGCGCGATTTCAGTGTTTTTCATTTCCATAATGAATCGATTGTTGATGCCGCGTGCAGTTTTACCCGAAAAAGCGGTTGTCAACGTTGTACATCCATCGTTTGAATGTAGTATTGCCTGTTTATGTATTGGATGTGCACCGCTCTCGTTCGCAACCAATAATGCGGTTCCGATTTGGACAGCTTGTGCTCCGGCAGATAACGCCTTGTCTAGCATTTCTTTATTCGCAATGCCGCCTGCTGCGATGACTGGAATTTCGACCGTGTTAACGCAATCTATTAGTAATTCATTTAATGGTTCTAGGGTTAATTCGCCGTGGAAAGATCCTCGATGTCCGCCCGCTTCACTGCCTTGGACAACAACGGCATGCATTTTACTGTCTTCTGCAAGCTTTGCTTCTTGGACAGTTGTTGCTGTTCCGATTAAATATACATCGTTTTCTTTCAACAAATGAATGGTATTTTCATCCGGCAATCCGAATGTAAAGGAACAGACTTTAACATTTTCTTCGATTAACACTCGAACTTGATCATCGAATTCGGCAATTGAACGTTTCGGTCTTTCCGAAGTGATGCCGAGTTCTTTTCGAATAGGCTCGAGTGCGGTATAGGCATCTACCAATTCGTTTTCATTGGCTATCGTTGATTCGGGGACAAATAAATTCACGGAAAACGGTTTTTCTGTTAATGCTTTTACTTCTCGAATAAATTTACGCGTAGCCGCAGCTGATAGATAACCTGCACCAATTGAACCCAATGCACCAGCTTCCGCACAGGCTGCGACAAATTCAGGTGTCGTTACGCCTGCCATCGGTGCTTGAATGATTGGGGATTTCATGTGTAAGCAGTCCACTGAATTTACTCCTTTCGAAAATCATATATATCTTTGCGAACATCTAACTCGATGCCGTTGATTGAAACTGTATAATCATCAATCCAAACTATTTCTGCGGTTGATTCGCGATAACCCCAGTA
The window above is part of the Sporosarcina sp. 6E9 genome. Proteins encoded here:
- a CDS encoding DMT family transporter; the encoded protein is MRKYIGEIGLTITAIIWGSGFVASAVALEYYTPYQLMAGRFLIGALILCLIFNQKLKGIKKKTLIKGAILGSFLYAAFALQTVGLQFTTPSKNAFLTAINVVIVPFIGFLIYKRKINVFELGGAMLAILGVAILSLQLSFEINLGDFLTVCCAFAFAFHIFYTSKFVEDEDPVLLTLVQMTVAAVIAFIVVFSKGETTFSFEPAGLYPLVYLGIFSTTVAFLLQTIAQKFISETKAAIILSTEAFWGMAFSVVILSEVLTLRMGIGAVLILCAIILSETKFSFLMVRKRKFE
- a CDS encoding NAD(P)H-dependent flavin oxidoreductase; this translates as MDCLHMKSPIIQAPMAGVTTPEFVAACAEAGALGSIGAGYLSAAATRKFIREVKALTEKPFSVNLFVPESTIANENELVDAYTALEPIRKELGITSERPKRSIAEFDDQVRVLIEENVKVCSFTFGLPDENTIHLLKENDVYLIGTATTVQEAKLAEDSKMHAVVVQGSEAGGHRGSFHGELTLEPLNELLIDCVNTVEIPVIAAGGIANKEMLDKALSAGAQAVQIGTALLVANESGAHPIHKQAILHSNDGCTTLTTAFSGKTARGINNRFIMEMKNTEIAPYPYQSDLTKEIRKEAAIQGKSDFMSLWAGENVHLTTEGTVKEILKKFI